Genomic window (Vampirovibrionales bacterium):
CCGACTTGCGCCGCGCCGTGAGCGAACTCACCGACGCGCAGAGTCAGCTTCAGGCGTACAATCAACGTCTGGAAACGCTGGTAGAAGCTCGCACCGCCGATTGGCGACGCGCGCACCGACAACTCGCCTCCATTGTGGAAGAAACCGCTGATGGTATTATCACGCTGTCGCCGCAAGGGCGCATCGAAACCATGAACCCCGCTGCGCGTCGTCTCTGGCGCGCCCGTCGTCTGGCCGACCCGGAACGCCTGTCCTCAGAGCCGCTGCCCCTCGATTGGCCGATTGATGACGTTCTCACCGTGGCGGCAGGCGCGCCGCCCATCAGTCGCCTGCTGTTGAGCGCAGAGGTCTGCATGGCGAGCGAGGCGGCCTTGGGCGAAACCATCGTGGAGGCGAGCGTCGCCCCCTTGCGCGACCCCGTTGACGGAGGCGTCCTGCGCCAGGCGGCCCAGGAACCAGATGCCTCTCTCGGCCCGGCCGCCCCGGCCCCCACGGCCTTGCTGGGCTTTGTCCTGGTGCTGCGCGATATTTCCGCACGAAAAGAAATGGACCGTCTGCGCGACGATTTTGTCTCTACCCTTACCCACGATTTACGAACGCCTTTGCTGGCGGCCATTCAAACGCTGGCCTTCTTCGAAGATGGTTCGCTGGGGCCGCTCACGGATCGTCAACGCGAATTTTCCGCCATGTTGATCCAGAGTCAGCGCGACTTGCTGGGACTGGTGAACGTTCTGCTGGAAGTCTACAAATATGAGTCGGGTCGTCAGCGGCTGGTGCTGGACGCGGTGCCGCCCGCCCCGCTATTGTCGGGCATCTGCCGCGAGCTGGAGGCCTTGGCCCGATCGCGCGAGCAGACGTTCTCGCTGTCAATCTCGCCCGCCCTGGCGCCGCTGTGGGGCGATAAGCAGGAATTGCGCCGCGTGTTTATGAATCTGCTGGGCAATGCCTTGCACCATACGCCTTCTGGCGGCCGGATTGAGGTCGGCGCGCGCGCCGAAACCGACAGCGCGACGATGACGCTGTGGGTGCGCGACACGGGGCGCGGCATCCCCAAAGCGGATCAGGCGGCGCTGTTTCAGCGGTTTTTCCAGAGCGCCAGCAAGGTGCGCAATTCCGGCACAGGCTTGGGCCTGTATCTCAGTCGGCAGATTGTCGAGGCTCATCGCGGCGATATCTGGGTGGAAAGCGTGGAAGGGCAAGGCAGTTGTTTCTACGTCCGCCTGCCGCTTGAGCCGGTTCAGACAGCGGGCGACGACCATGGCGCTGGCGTCGTCGCGGCGATGGTCCGCGACGGCTCGCTGAATCCCTGAAGGCTGCGATCCGCTTTAAATTTTTCTTCAGTTAGATTCTTTTGGCGCGTGGGCAGACGCGTTGATACGGGCAGCCGAGGGCGGCGCAATCGACGCGCTCGGGGCGCAGGGGGGCGCACTCGCTCTCGGTCTCAATGGCCTGCGCCGATTCGGCCAGCATCCGCAAGGGCGACACGCTTTGCGCCGGATCGCGCAACACGTCGTCAATCGCGATCGGTTGCACGCCATGCGGCGTCAAATGAACCAGCGTCAGATAATCATCAGCGAGTCGCGCATCGCTTTGCCCGCTGGCCAGAAGCCCTTCGCGATAGAGCGCCAGTTGTTGGGCGTAGATCCGGCGCTTGTCGTCGTCCAGCGCACGATTGGTCTTGAATTCCAGGATGCGTGCGGGTTGCTGCGAGCGCGTGTCGTAAAGCAGCGCATCCAGCGTCGCCTCAACAAGGCATCCGCGTGAAGGCCAGTGAAAGCGAAGCCGAACTTCGGCTTGCGGACGAAGCGATTGCGCCGCAAGGGCATCCCAGGTAAAAGGCGATTCTAGAAAGGCGTCAAATAAGGCGTTTGCCCGTGCGCGCGCCTCGTCGTCGGGGGCGTTGAATTCACGCGATCCCAAGGCGGCGCTCAGGAGCGCGTCTCGCTGGGCTGCTTCCATCGGCTTGCCGCGTAGGCCGTAATGACGCTCAATCAACGCATGAACAACATGCCCAATGGCTTGATGAGGGATCCCTTGCAGGCCAGTGGCTTGCGGCGATGCTGCCTCAGGCGGCGGCTCTGGAAGACCGCACGTGTGAGAAAGCCAGTACCGCACCGGGCACTGCGCCAGCGTGCGCAAGGCGGAAAAACTCAAGCGTACGGGCGGGGCTTCGGCGAGGTCGACCTCTAAAGAGGCATCAGGCGAAGGCGATGAAGTCCCCGACGTTGGCGTAACAGCGGACTCATCGACGACGGATGCGGGTTGTGGGCGCGCGGGCATTTCGAGTCGAATCGCCACGCGCGCTTTGAGCGCCTGCGCCGCTTCTCCCTGGGGAATCTGGCGGGTAACGGCTTGGGGATCTTCCGCCTCGCTGAGAATCGTCATGGCCGATTCGCGCACCTCCTGCGAAAAGGCCTCAGCGGCGGTCCAGGCGCATGACTGGTCGCTTCGCACGACGATCAGGCGGCGGCGGGCGCGCGTCACCGCCACGTAAAACAGTCGTTTCTCTTCGGCTTCGGCCTGCGGGGCCTCCCAGCGGGCGCGATACATCTTTTTCTTCAGCGTGGCCCGATCCGCCTCCCCCGACGCGGGATGTTTGCCCAGTATCAGCCCATAGCCGTCATCGCGCGGGGTTTCTGCGTTCAGCGGATCAAAACGCAGCAGCGGACTGCGACTGGATTTTGGCTTTTCATGGGCGTAGGCGACGAAGACGACCTCGTTCTCCAGCCCCTTGGCCCCGTGAATGGTCATAATCGAGACGGCGTTGACGGCATCGCCTTGAATTGTCTGCGTGTCAGCGGCGATTTCCAGCGACGCGTCTTCGCGGGCGCTTTCCAGCGTTATCAGGATCTCGTCAATCGTGGTTGGAACCCCGCCGGCCTGGGGTTGTTGACGCGCCAACTGATATAAGAGTCGGCGAAAGGCGTTGAGCGACATCCGCGCATCGTCTTGCTGAGACGCGGGCGCCTCAGCGTCAATCAGACCGATGGCTTGCGCCAGACGCGTAAAGGCGGCGGCGGGATCGCTGCGGCGCATCATCGCGCGCGCAAAGCGGAGTTCTTCTACCAGTGAAAGCAGCGCCCGACGCACGGTCATGTCCAGTTCGGGCCAGCAAGACGCGTCGCTTAAGGCGTTAAGCGCCTCATATAGAGAGCGTTTAGGAGAAAGCGACCGCGAACCTAACTGCAACAGTTGCCGCTGAGAGAGTTTTTTTTGCAGAATCCGCGTCCAGGCGGCGTTGTCGCTGGGCGTGCGCAGCAAGCGCAGCAGGGCCATGGCGTCGCGAATGACCGGTTCTTCGAAAAAACCAGCGTTCTTGCGCTTAAGCGATGGAATGCCCAGATCGGCCAGCGCACGCGCGACGCCTTCACCCTTATGATGGCTTTTCACCAGCACCGTTATCTCTTTGGGCTCCGCTGCCGCATCCGCAATTAAACGCGCCGCTTCCGCCGCGATCCAGCGCGCCTGACGATCGTAATAGCTGGCCGCCGGTTCTTTGGCGTGAAGGGGATCGCAGGACGCCAATTCCACCCACTGCGCGCGTGGGGCCTGATCGTCTCGCGGCAGGCCGCTTTCCAGACGCTGGCTCTCATCGCCGGTAATTTGCTGCGCCAGCGCGTTGGCCACTGCCAGAATGGGCCATTCCGAGCGGTAGTTTTCGCGCAACGTGACGCAGACCTTCTCCAGTCCCTGGAAGGCGCGCTCCATATTATCGGGGCGGGCGTAGCGGAATCGGTAAATCGACTGTTTGAGATCGCCCACAACAGTCAATGCAGGCGCTTCGGGGCGTATGAGGCGGCGCAACAGGGCCAGTTGACTGCCATTGGAATCCTGGAACTCGTCGACAATGACGGCTTCGAATTGCCGCCGAACGCTGGCGAGAATATCCGGGCGACGATCCAGCAGCGTGAGCGTGTGATTAATAAGATCGTCAAAGTCACAAGCGCCTGCCTGTCGCAATGTTTCTTGATAGAGGGCGTATGCGGCAGCGGCCCAGTCGATCAGGCGGCTCTCGTCGGCGCCGATCCTCCCGATGGCGGACAGATCCGTCGCGTCGCGCATCATCTTGCCGCTATGGCGCCTGACAAAGGGCATCAAAGCGCCGAACTCGCCTTGCGCTTTCCATTGGCTCAGCCATTTGAGGCGGTCCTGATAATAAGGCTCGAAGTCA
Coding sequences:
- a CDS encoding hybrid sensor histidine kinase/response regulator translates to MSAAEHSGAPRVMIVDDEPMVTASVCTMLALDTDYQTFPFNHPGQALEALADIAPDVVISDFLMPEMDGLAFLRAVKAKLPESTLILLTGYADKENAIAAINAVGIYKYIEKPWDNDVLKLSIKNGLERARLLADLRRAVSELTDAQSQLQAYNQRLETLVEARTADWRRAHRQLASIVEETADGIITLSPQGRIETMNPAARRLWRARRLADPERLSSEPLPLDWPIDDVLTVAAGAPPISRLLLSAEVCMASEAALGETIVEASVAPLRDPVDGGVLRQAAQEPDASLGPAAPAPTALLGFVLVLRDISARKEMDRLRDDFVSTLTHDLRTPLLAAIQTLAFFEDGSLGPLTDRQREFSAMLIQSQRDLLGLVNVLLEVYKYESGRQRLVLDAVPPAPLLSGICRELEALARSREQTFSLSISPALAPLWGDKQELRRVFMNLLGNALHHTPSGGRIEVGARAETDSATMTLWVRDTGRGIPKADQAALFQRFFQSASKVRNSGTGLGLYLSRQIVEAHRGDIWVESVEGQGSCFYVRLPLEPVQTAGDDHGAGVVAAMVRDGSLNP
- a CDS encoding ATP-dependent helicase; translated protein: MTSLPPTGLLTPQAPVLNADQARAAHADRHIALQVLAGAGAGKTLLIGQRFLHLLAELRAQGVDDPQTRILAVTFTIDAAAEMRTRIQKYLGAERLDDEAAICNFHRFCNTLLQRHALAMGLPPGFRILQGLELRLLMTRLQDSLHHGDYSDIETILTHCDLKNDVAQDVLSLEAMRTLPAPSIAELISELPGLLGAIKATGLSPKQFHEMAHAQTRRLNDALRTLPQVGMDGTFLGDCQHYAALWDTKLRPWTAPGGGFEGSEADRDAFMEARLRKVRSARPDDFEPYYQDRLKWLSQWKAQGEFGALMPFVRRHSGKMMRDATDLSAIGRIGADESRLIDWAAAAYALYQETLRQAGACDFDDLINHTLTLLDRRPDILASVRRQFEAVIVDEFQDSNGSQLALLRRLIRPEAPALTVVGDLKQSIYRFRYARPDNMERAFQGLEKVCVTLRENYRSEWPILAVANALAQQITGDESQRLESGLPRDDQAPRAQWVELASCDPLHAKEPAASYYDRQARWIAAEAARLIADAAAEPKEITVLVKSHHKGEGVARALADLGIPSLKRKNAGFFEEPVIRDAMALLRLLRTPSDNAAWTRILQKKLSQRQLLQLGSRSLSPKRSLYEALNALSDASCWPELDMTVRRALLSLVEELRFARAMMRRSDPAAAFTRLAQAIGLIDAEAPASQQDDARMSLNAFRRLLYQLARQQPQAGGVPTTIDEILITLESAREDASLEIAADTQTIQGDAVNAVSIMTIHGAKGLENEVVFVAYAHEKPKSSRSPLLRFDPLNAETPRDDGYGLILGKHPASGEADRATLKKKMYRARWEAPQAEAEEKRLFYVAVTRARRRLIVVRSDQSCAWTAAEAFSQEVRESAMTILSEAEDPQAVTRQIPQGEAAQALKARVAIRLEMPARPQPASVVDESAVTPTSGTSSPSPDASLEVDLAEAPPVRLSFSALRTLAQCPVRYWLSHTCGLPEPPPEAASPQATGLQGIPHQAIGHVVHALIERHYGLRGKPMEAAQRDALLSAALGSREFNAPDDEARARANALFDAFLESPFTWDALAAQSLRPQAEVRLRFHWPSRGCLVEATLDALLYDTRSQQPARILEFKTNRALDDDKRRIYAQQLALYREGLLASGQSDARLADDYLTLVHLTPHGVQPIAIDDVLRDPAQSVSPLRMLAESAQAIETESECAPLRPERVDCAALGCPYQRVCPRAKRI